Proteins encoded together in one Halorubellus sp. JP-L1 window:
- a CDS encoding pyridoxal-phosphate dependent enzyme — MVRDLTCPNCDATYAASADEPWRCTCGHALNFVDQPVPGGDPLPVSQLDTRRGLWTFHEFLPVERRVSFDEGFTPLVDADDWGASFKLEYLFPSGSFKDRGATTTLSRAVDLGVEKVVEDSSGNAGAAIATYAARAGIEADIYVPADVKQSKLMAIQRAGARPVRVEGSREDVTAAAIDAVEDGDGWYASHAWNPAFYAGTMTFALELVAQRDWTAPDAVVLPCGHGTLLLGAYRGFDVLERAGIIDEIPPLFAAQAAGYAPVVEARHGAVGTTAIHDEDEPEAPNEIADGIQIREPARLDEIQHAIEASGGDAIALGENIVENTLDDLHRDGFYVEPTCAIAPAALRKLQDAGVLSPDHDVVVPLTGSGLKTM, encoded by the coding sequence ATGGTACGCGACCTCACCTGTCCGAACTGCGACGCGACGTACGCGGCGAGCGCCGACGAACCCTGGCGATGCACGTGCGGGCACGCCCTGAACTTCGTCGACCAGCCCGTTCCGGGCGGCGACCCGCTCCCCGTGAGCCAGCTCGACACCCGCCGCGGCCTGTGGACGTTCCACGAGTTCCTCCCCGTCGAGCGCCGCGTGAGCTTCGACGAGGGGTTCACGCCGCTCGTCGACGCCGACGACTGGGGCGCGTCGTTCAAGCTCGAGTACCTGTTCCCCTCCGGGTCGTTCAAGGACCGCGGCGCCACCACGACGCTCTCGCGCGCCGTCGACCTCGGCGTCGAGAAGGTCGTCGAGGACTCCTCGGGGAACGCAGGCGCCGCCATCGCGACGTACGCCGCACGCGCCGGCATCGAGGCTGACATCTACGTGCCCGCGGACGTCAAGCAATCGAAGCTGATGGCGATCCAGCGCGCCGGCGCACGCCCTGTCCGCGTCGAGGGCAGTCGCGAGGACGTCACCGCGGCCGCGATCGACGCGGTCGAGGACGGCGACGGCTGGTACGCGAGTCACGCGTGGAATCCCGCGTTCTATGCCGGGACGATGACGTTCGCGCTCGAACTCGTCGCGCAACGCGACTGGACCGCGCCCGACGCGGTCGTCCTCCCCTGCGGGCACGGCACGCTCCTCCTGGGCGCGTACCGCGGGTTCGACGTCCTCGAACGCGCCGGCATCATCGACGAGATTCCGCCGCTGTTCGCAGCGCAGGCCGCCGGGTACGCGCCCGTCGTCGAGGCCCGCCACGGCGCCGTCGGCACCACCGCGATCCACGACGAGGACGAACCCGAGGCGCCGAACGAGATCGCGGACGGCATCCAGATCAGGGAGCCAGCGCGTCTGGACGAGATCCAGCACGCCATCGAGGCCTCCGGCGGCGACGCCATCGCGCTCGGCGAGAACATCGTCGAGAACACGCTGGACGACCTCCACCGGGACGGCTTCTACGTCGAACCGACGTGCGCGATCGCACCCGCAGCCCTCCGGAAACTCCAGGACGCTGGCGTCCTCTCGCCCGACCACGACGTCGTCGTCCCGCTCACCGGAAGCGGCCTGAAGACGATGTGA
- a CDS encoding NUDIX hydrolase — protein MTVYPATYCPRCGTELGTKHVDGRDRQYCDSCDRVEWRNPAPGAGVAVVDPDRGVLLTKRDIEPGIGKWALPGGYLEVDETPSVGAARELEEETGVRVDPDDLQIVGTFTTTSFADEHVVSIRFVVGAERATGTPEAGPEVQAVEWFTPEEFEGSELHEPHDVEFERAWKLLGTDRAQ, from the coding sequence ATGACAGTGTATCCGGCCACCTACTGTCCGCGCTGTGGAACCGAACTCGGAACGAAGCACGTCGACGGCCGCGACCGCCAGTACTGCGACTCCTGCGACCGCGTCGAGTGGCGCAACCCAGCGCCGGGCGCGGGCGTCGCCGTCGTCGACCCCGACCGGGGCGTCCTCCTCACGAAGCGCGACATCGAGCCGGGCATCGGGAAGTGGGCGCTCCCAGGCGGCTACCTGGAGGTCGACGAAACGCCCTCCGTCGGCGCCGCTCGCGAACTCGAGGAAGAGACGGGCGTCCGCGTCGACCCCGACGACCTCCAGATCGTCGGCACGTTCACCACCACGTCGTTCGCGGACGAGCACGTCGTCTCCATCAGGTTCGTCGTCGGCGCGGAACGCGCGACCGGTACGCCGGAAGCGGGACCGGAGGTCCAGGCCGTCGAGTGGTTCACGCCCGAGGAGTTCGAGGGCAGCGAGCTCCACGAACCCCACGACGTCGAGTTCGAGCGCGCGTGGAAGTTACTCGGGACGGACCGAGCGCAGTGA
- a CDS encoding DEAD/DEAH box helicase, giving the protein MDVADLPLDDEFVAHFQEQGVEELYPTQAAAVDAGVCEGERVVAAIPTASGKTFIAELAMLTSDGPALYVVPLRALATEKFDEFDALPGVSVGMATGDFDATDEDLAEHDVVVATSEKVDSAIRNGAGWVETLSCVVVDEIHLLDAEGRGPTLEVTIAKLRRLTPEVQLVGLSATVGNAGAIADWLDAALVESDWRPVDLKTGVYADDAMRFSDGEVRRVPAGDEGAARALATDVVEGEDGQCLVFVNSRRGAQDLASTLIDEFYATPADVAEEVQAGARTATGVALARCVAHGVAFHHAGLASEQRQVVERAFRDRDLKVIVATPTLAAGVNVPARRVVVRDHERWNGSEMEPLSVLEVHQMFGRAGRPHLDPYGEAVVVADANEVDDVRERYVDAEPEPVRSKLRSQRALRTHVLASVASGFADSREAILELLDETFYAHQRRAEATAGDAAEATAGDAAEATAGDAAEATAEATDAESAEGTIDDVVDEVLTYLDAVGMLERENGTVRATPLGDLVSRVYVDPVTGASVVEALERAAGLEHVTALTVLELVCDTRDMPTVYVRDDEAGQVSDAAMARREELARDVMDFDGDYQAWLDALKTALMLEDVADGMDVEGISEQYGVEPGDVRRSLERAEWLLTATESLTEHVDADLSTVAAVIRETRDELVAVEI; this is encoded by the coding sequence ATGGACGTCGCGGACCTCCCGCTCGACGACGAGTTCGTCGCGCACTTCCAGGAGCAGGGCGTCGAGGAACTGTACCCGACGCAGGCGGCGGCCGTCGACGCGGGCGTCTGCGAGGGCGAGCGCGTCGTCGCCGCCATCCCGACCGCGAGCGGCAAGACCTTCATCGCAGAGCTCGCGATGCTGACGAGCGACGGCCCCGCGCTGTACGTCGTGCCGTTGCGAGCGCTCGCGACCGAGAAGTTCGACGAGTTCGACGCGCTCCCCGGCGTGAGCGTCGGGATGGCGACCGGGGACTTCGACGCGACCGACGAGGACCTCGCCGAGCACGACGTCGTGGTGGCGACCAGCGAAAAGGTCGACTCCGCGATCCGGAACGGCGCGGGCTGGGTGGAGACGCTGTCGTGCGTGGTCGTCGACGAGATTCACTTGCTCGACGCCGAAGGCAGGGGGCCGACGCTCGAGGTCACGATCGCGAAACTCCGTCGGTTGACGCCCGAGGTCCAGCTCGTCGGGCTGTCGGCGACCGTCGGGAACGCCGGCGCGATCGCGGATTGGCTCGACGCCGCGCTCGTCGAGTCCGACTGGCGGCCCGTCGACCTGAAGACGGGCGTGTACGCCGACGACGCGATGCGGTTCTCCGACGGCGAGGTCCGGCGGGTGCCGGCCGGCGACGAGGGGGCGGCGCGCGCGCTCGCGACGGACGTCGTCGAGGGAGAGGACGGCCAGTGCCTGGTGTTCGTGAACTCGCGGCGGGGCGCACAGGACCTCGCGAGCACGCTGATCGACGAGTTCTACGCGACGCCCGCGGACGTCGCCGAGGAGGTCCAGGCGGGGGCGCGCACGGCGACGGGCGTGGCGCTCGCGCGCTGCGTCGCGCACGGCGTCGCGTTCCATCACGCGGGACTGGCGAGCGAGCAACGCCAGGTCGTCGAGCGGGCGTTCCGCGACCGCGACCTGAAGGTGATCGTGGCGACGCCGACGCTCGCCGCGGGCGTGAACGTCCCGGCGCGACGCGTGGTCGTACGCGACCACGAGCGCTGGAACGGCTCGGAAATGGAGCCCCTCTCGGTGCTCGAGGTCCACCAGATGTTCGGGCGCGCGGGCCGCCCGCACCTCGACCCGTACGGCGAAGCGGTCGTGGTCGCGGACGCGAACGAGGTCGACGACGTCCGCGAGCGCTACGTCGACGCGGAGCCAGAGCCCGTGCGCTCGAAGCTCCGGAGTCAGCGCGCGCTCCGGACGCACGTCCTCGCGAGCGTCGCGTCGGGGTTCGCGGACTCGCGCGAGGCCATCCTCGAACTGCTCGACGAGACGTTCTACGCGCACCAGCGGCGCGCGGAGGCGACTGCAGGGGATGCGGCGGAGGCGACTGCAGGGGATGCGGCGGAGGCGACTGCAGGGGATGCGGCGGAGGCGACTGCCGAGGCGACGGACGCGGAGAGTGCCGAGGGAACTATCGACGACGTCGTCGACGAGGTGCTCACGTACTTGGACGCGGTCGGGATGCTCGAGCGCGAGAACGGGACGGTCCGTGCGACGCCGCTAGGCGATCTGGTGTCGCGGGTCTACGTCGACCCGGTGACGGGCGCGAGCGTCGTCGAGGCGCTCGAACGTGCGGCGGGGCTGGAGCACGTGACGGCGCTCACGGTGCTCGAACTCGTCTGTGACACGCGGGACATGCCGACGGTGTACGTCCGCGACGACGAGGCCGGGCAGGTGAGCGACGCCGCGATGGCTCGACGGGAGGAACTGGCGCGGGACGTGATGGACTTCGACGGCGACTACCAGGCGTGGCTGGACGCGCTGAAGACCGCGCTCATGCTGGAGGACGTCGCCGACGGCATGGACGTGGAGGGGATCAGCGAACAGTACGGCGTCGAACCCGGCGACGTCCGGCGGTCGCTCGAGCGCGCCGAGTGGCTGTTGACGGCGACGGAGTCCCTGACCGAGCACGTCGACGCCGACCTGTCGACGGTCGCCGCCGTCATCCGGGAGACGCGGGACGAACTGGTCGCCGTCGAGATATAG
- a CDS encoding phosphoribosyltransferase family protein: MNRAEKAALQLRAVSVLRMLKETRTYDELAALTDLPAGDLNRYVNGHVLPSADRAREVVEGVGRDELAAELEERVRVDHEGYVDNSAAVFDQSFLDLAAPVAADAFDFEAPDVVLTAATDGITLAAAMASYFGARCAYAKKTKETAVEEFVEARQRLQSGIELTYYLPERALESGDAVLVVDDLIRSGETQELLLDIAHTAGADVVGVFALIAVGDDGVDRAREHTDAPVGALTQF, from the coding sequence ATGAATCGAGCAGAGAAGGCCGCACTCCAGTTGCGTGCCGTCTCCGTCCTCCGGATGCTCAAGGAGACGCGCACGTACGACGAACTCGCCGCCCTCACCGACCTCCCCGCCGGCGACCTGAACCGGTACGTGAACGGGCACGTCCTCCCGAGTGCCGACCGCGCCCGCGAGGTCGTCGAGGGCGTCGGCCGCGACGAACTCGCCGCCGAACTCGAGGAACGCGTTCGCGTCGACCACGAGGGCTACGTCGACAACTCCGCCGCCGTCTTCGACCAGTCCTTCCTCGACCTCGCCGCGCCCGTCGCCGCGGACGCGTTCGACTTCGAAGCCCCCGACGTCGTCCTCACGGCCGCCACGGACGGCATCACGCTCGCCGCCGCAATGGCGAGCTACTTCGGCGCTCGTTGCGCGTACGCGAAGAAGACGAAAGAGACCGCCGTCGAGGAGTTCGTCGAGGCCCGCCAGCGCCTCCAATCCGGCATCGAACTCACGTATTACCTCCCCGAGCGCGCGCTCGAGTCCGGCGACGCCGTCCTCGTCGTCGACGACCTCATCCGATCGGGCGAGACCCAGGAACTCCTGCTCGACATCGCGCACACCGCCGGCGCGGACGTCGTCGGCGTGTTCGCGCTCATCGCCGTCGGCGACGACGGCGTCGACCGCGCCCGCGAGCACACCGACGCGCCCGTCGGCGCACTCACGCAGTTCTGA
- a CDS encoding YqjF family protein, whose product MLSKLPLAMGWRNLAFLNYPVDPRAVRERVPNALAVDTYDGDAWLSVVPFTNVHVRPKGVPRALGIPLPELNLRTYVSRDDGVSDAPGVYFFNLDADGDLGVLGARLFHHLPYYRADISLERDGTGGVHFRSERTHPGARPATFDATYRPTADPTVGGERADGTPPGAGHLPADAVDARPGTLAEFLTERYRFYTESPGGDLRTTAVAHPRWPLAPAHVDVRENRLFEANGFPHPDREGPHYYSPGVDVTTSGSRRVD is encoded by the coding sequence ATGCTCTCGAAGCTGCCGCTGGCGATGGGGTGGCGGAACCTCGCGTTCCTCAACTACCCGGTCGACCCGCGGGCCGTCCGCGAGCGCGTTCCGAACGCGCTGGCGGTGGACACGTACGACGGCGACGCGTGGCTCTCGGTCGTCCCGTTCACGAACGTCCACGTCCGGCCGAAGGGCGTCCCGCGAGCGCTCGGCATACCGCTCCCCGAACTCAACCTCCGCACGTACGTCAGCCGCGACGACGGCGTCTCGGACGCCCCCGGCGTCTACTTCTTCAACCTCGACGCGGACGGCGACCTCGGCGTCCTCGGCGCGCGCCTCTTCCATCACCTCCCCTACTACCGGGCGGACATCTCGCTGGAACGCGACGGCACGGGGGGCGTTCACTTCCGGAGCGAGCGCACGCACCCCGGCGCGCGGCCGGCGACGTTCGACGCGACGTACCGACCGACCGCGGACCCGACCGTCGGCGGCGAGCGCGCGGACGGCACACCTCCCGGTGCCGGCCACCTCCCCGCCGACGCCGTCGACGCCCGCCCCGGGACGCTCGCGGAGTTCCTCACGGAACGCTACCGGTTCTACACCGAATCCCCCGGCGGCGACCTTCGCACCACGGCCGTCGCCCACCCGCGCTGGCCGCTCGCACCCGCTCACGTCGACGTCCGCGAGAACCGACTGTTCGAGGCGAACGGCTTCCCCCACCCCGACCGCGAGGGCCCGCACTACTACAGTCCCGGCGTCGACGTCACGACCTCCGGCAGCCGACGCGTCGACTGA
- a CDS encoding NCS2 family permease, translated as MALGDSVASYFGFDDHGTDYSTELLAGLTTFLTMSYIIVVNPLVLSAAITSEKLGVAEGMHIPLLAVTTILSAVAAMLVMAFYANRPFGLASGMGLNAFFVTVVLSEPLGITWQTALAAVFLEGVLFILLTAVGAREYVINLFPEPVKAGVGPGIGLFLAIIGLQFMRITATDVNDILSFNPILAQDPVAVVSILGILLTFVLYARGTRGSIVLGIGATAVLGYAAAALGFEAATNEPTPFNTLADVVLAPGVSEITYGASAFDITPLVGAFLDGFGDVTGITFAMVLFTFFFVDFFDTAGTLVGLSRAAGMTDEDGEVPDIDEPLMADAVGTTVGGILGTSTVTTFIESSTGIEEGGRTGFTTLVVAGLFLLTLPFIPLLSALPSYAPYVAFLIVAVFMLRNVTDIDWSDNAHAIPGALTIALMPLTHSIATGIAAGLLSYPLVKTAQGEFDDVQVGQWVLAAAVVAYYVVRTNTLA; from the coding sequence ATGGCTCTGGGTGACAGCGTCGCGTCGTACTTCGGCTTCGACGACCACGGCACGGACTACTCGACGGAACTGCTCGCGGGCCTGACGACGTTCCTCACGATGAGTTACATCATCGTCGTCAACCCGCTCGTGCTCTCGGCCGCCATCACGAGCGAGAAACTCGGCGTCGCAGAGGGCATGCACATCCCGCTGCTCGCCGTCACAACCATCCTGTCCGCGGTCGCCGCCATGCTCGTCATGGCGTTCTACGCGAACCGACCGTTCGGGCTCGCCTCCGGCATGGGCCTGAACGCGTTCTTCGTCACCGTCGTCCTCTCCGAACCGCTCGGGATCACCTGGCAGACCGCGCTCGCCGCCGTCTTCCTCGAAGGCGTCCTCTTCATCCTCCTGACCGCAGTCGGCGCCCGCGAGTACGTCATCAACCTCTTCCCCGAACCGGTCAAGGCCGGCGTCGGCCCCGGCATCGGACTGTTCCTCGCCATCATCGGTCTCCAGTTCATGCGGATCACCGCAACCGACGTCAACGACATCCTCTCGTTCAACCCCATCCTCGCCCAGGACCCCGTCGCCGTCGTCTCCATCCTCGGCATCCTCCTCACGTTCGTCCTCTACGCTCGCGGAACGCGAGGCTCGATCGTCCTCGGCATCGGCGCCACCGCCGTCCTCGGCTACGCCGCCGCCGCACTCGGGTTCGAAGCCGCGACGAACGAACCGACGCCGTTCAACACGCTCGCCGACGTCGTACTCGCACCCGGCGTCAGCGAGATCACGTACGGCGCCAGCGCGTTCGACATCACGCCGCTCGTCGGCGCGTTCCTCGACGGGTTCGGGGACGTCACCGGCATCACGTTCGCGATGGTGCTGTTCACGTTCTTCTTCGTCGACTTCTTCGACACCGCCGGCACGCTCGTCGGCCTCTCCAGGGCCGCCGGCATGACCGACGAGGACGGCGAGGTCCCCGACATCGACGAACCGCTGATGGCGGACGCCGTCGGTACCACCGTCGGCGGCATCCTCGGCACCTCGACCGTGACGACGTTCATCGAATCCTCCACCGGCATCGAGGAAGGCGGCCGAACCGGCTTCACGACGCTCGTCGTCGCCGGCCTCTTCCTGCTCACGCTCCCGTTCATCCCGCTCCTGTCGGCACTCCCGTCGTACGCGCCGTACGTCGCGTTCCTCATCGTCGCCGTGTTCATGCTCCGGAACGTCACCGACATCGACTGGAGCGACAACGCCCACGCCATCCCCGGCGCGCTCACGATCGCGCTCATGCCGCTCACGCACTCCATCGCCACCGGCATCGCCGCCGGCCTCCTCTCGTACCCGCTCGTGAAGACCGCTCAGGGCGAGTTCGACGACGTCCAGGTCGGCCAGTGGGTGCTCGCCGCCGCGGTCGTCGCCTACTACGTCGTCCGCACCAACACGCTCGCATAA
- a CDS encoding transcriptional regulator, translating to MSREALLGNVTAMLGDAGFVVSDRCAVRPKSFDLVARRGEEILLVKVLANVDALDAATGAELRRLGAYLNGTPIVIGLRTRDEDLKPDVTYFRHGIPVISPDTAVQLFVDGLPPLIYAAPGGLYVTLDGDLLADERQREEMSLGQLAKELGVSRRTVSKYEDGMNASVEVAQQLEELFDAPLTAPVDVMDGAEDVREADPMPDDPEADPDDAPVVAVLRRAGFSVHPTLRAPFKAVSEDEEREGRDDVESTVLTGHSEFNRTAEKRARIMASIGNVTRTRSVYFVDRSKRESVEGTAIIEMEEVEDVSDAETLRDIIRERSDVEEPA from the coding sequence ATGTCCCGGGAGGCACTACTGGGGAACGTCACCGCGATGCTCGGCGACGCTGGCTTCGTCGTGAGCGACCGGTGCGCCGTGCGCCCCAAGAGCTTCGACCTGGTCGCGCGGCGCGGCGAGGAGATCCTCCTGGTGAAGGTGCTCGCGAACGTCGACGCGCTGGACGCCGCGACGGGCGCGGAACTGCGTCGACTCGGCGCGTACCTGAACGGAACGCCGATCGTGATCGGGCTGCGGACGCGCGACGAGGACCTGAAACCGGACGTGACGTACTTCAGGCACGGAATCCCGGTGATCTCGCCGGACACCGCCGTCCAGCTGTTCGTCGACGGCCTCCCACCGCTCATCTACGCCGCACCCGGTGGGTTGTACGTCACGCTCGACGGGGACCTGCTCGCGGACGAACGACAGAGAGAGGAGATGAGTCTCGGACAGCTCGCGAAGGAACTGGGCGTCTCGCGGCGCACCGTCTCGAAGTACGAGGACGGCATGAACGCGTCCGTGGAGGTCGCCCAACAGCTAGAGGAGCTGTTCGACGCGCCGTTGACGGCGCCCGTGGACGTCATGGATGGTGCGGAGGACGTCCGGGAGGCGGACCCGATGCCGGACGATCCGGAGGCGGACCCGGACGACGCACCGGTCGTTGCGGTCCTGCGGCGCGCTGGGTTCAGCGTCCATCCGACGCTCCGCGCACCGTTCAAGGCGGTGAGCGAGGACGAGGAGCGCGAGGGCCGCGACGACGTCGAGTCGACGGTCCTGACGGGGCACTCGGAGTTCAACCGGACCGCGGAGAAGCGCGCTCGCATCATGGCGTCGATCGGGAACGTGACGCGGACGCGGTCGGTGTACTTCGTCGATCGGTCCAAGCGCGAGTCCGTCGAAGGCACTGCCATCATCGAGATGGAGGAGGTCGAGGACGTCTCGGACGCGGAGACGCTCCGCGACATCATCCGCGAGCGTTCGGACGTCGAGGAGCCAGCCTGA
- a CDS encoding glutathione S-transferase N-terminal domain-containing protein — MALELYELPGCPYCAKVISKLDELDLDYVSHEVPSSHAQRDEVKEVSGQTGVPVLVDTEHDVEGMPESDDIVAYLEETYGQAEA, encoded by the coding sequence ATGGCACTGGAACTCTACGAACTCCCCGGCTGTCCGTACTGCGCGAAAGTCATCTCGAAGCTCGACGAACTCGACCTCGACTACGTCTCCCACGAGGTCCCGAGTTCGCACGCCCAGCGCGACGAAGTGAAGGAAGTCAGCGGCCAGACCGGCGTCCCCGTGCTCGTCGACACCGAACACGACGTCGAGGGCATGCCCGAATCCGACGACATCGTTGCGTACCTCGAAGAGACGTACGGCCAGGCCGAAGCCTGA
- a CDS encoding arylsulfotransferase family protein has product MLSLSSIADAPRRHRLRAALAVVVLLLVVGAGVATANYTPPELEAGTVESEANGTTYVAVQGFHFDGQGNGKKPARLVATDERAQAKWVYDGGGDVSWFYDVDPLPNGNLLAVNTKPGKTLVYELNPETRERVWTETLNITDTHDVDLINDDQLLVANLRNSEGSTSDEGIFIYNLTTDERTWEWKFENHYPDDTDQGISNTEDWSHVNDVDKIGDGEYLVSPRNFDEVIVVNKSTKNVTMRLGSDGNHDILDEQHNPTYLESENGTPTMLVADSENDRVVEYACESRYENGTCDWNLVWEVGDGQFDWPRDADRLPNGNTLVVDTQNHRVVEVTPEGEIVWEALAPWAPYDVERAAYGDEAMGTDRPTIRDMNESGSYQLSGSAGLVPGTGDSMSFSNWVTTTLGDLPVVGGPANAFADQWDVISEWVRPVWLAPWGFVGLVLAGVLVLAWLIGEVAYWQRARIGRVQARLTG; this is encoded by the coding sequence ATGCTGTCTCTCTCGTCCATCGCGGACGCACCCCGTCGTCACAGGCTCCGGGCCGCGCTGGCGGTCGTCGTCCTCCTCCTCGTCGTCGGCGCAGGCGTCGCGACCGCGAACTACACGCCGCCAGAACTCGAAGCCGGGACCGTCGAGAGCGAAGCCAACGGCACGACGTACGTCGCCGTCCAGGGCTTCCACTTCGACGGCCAGGGCAACGGGAAGAAGCCCGCGCGCCTCGTCGCGACCGACGAACGCGCACAGGCGAAGTGGGTGTACGACGGCGGCGGCGACGTCTCGTGGTTCTACGACGTCGACCCGCTCCCGAACGGGAACCTGCTCGCCGTCAACACCAAACCCGGGAAGACGCTCGTCTACGAACTGAATCCCGAAACCCGCGAGCGCGTGTGGACGGAGACGCTGAACATCACGGACACGCACGACGTCGATCTCATCAACGACGACCAGCTGCTCGTCGCGAACCTCCGGAACTCCGAGGGGTCGACGAGCGACGAAGGCATCTTCATCTACAACCTCACGACCGACGAACGCACGTGGGAGTGGAAGTTCGAGAACCACTACCCCGACGACACGGACCAGGGGATCTCGAACACCGAGGACTGGTCGCACGTCAACGACGTCGACAAGATCGGGGACGGCGAGTACCTCGTCTCCCCGCGGAACTTCGACGAGGTCATCGTCGTGAACAAGTCGACGAAGAACGTCACGATGCGACTCGGGTCGGACGGGAACCACGATATCCTGGACGAACAGCACAACCCAACGTACCTCGAGAGCGAGAACGGGACGCCGACGATGCTCGTCGCGGACTCCGAGAACGACCGCGTCGTCGAGTACGCGTGCGAATCCCGTTACGAGAACGGGACGTGCGACTGGAATCTCGTGTGGGAAGTCGGCGACGGCCAGTTCGACTGGCCGCGTGACGCCGACCGCCTCCCGAACGGGAACACGCTCGTCGTCGACACCCAGAACCACCGCGTGGTCGAGGTAACGCCCGAGGGCGAGATCGTCTGGGAGGCGCTCGCACCGTGGGCGCCCTACGACGTGGAACGCGCGGCCTACGGCGACGAAGCAATGGGGACGGACCGGCCGACGATCCGCGACATGAACGAAAGCGGCTCCTACCAGCTCTCGGGGAGCGCCGGGCTCGTTCCCGGGACCGGTGACTCGATGAGCTTCTCGAACTGGGTGACGACGACGCTCGGCGACCTCCCGGTCGTCGGCGGGCCCGCGAACGCGTTCGCCGACCAGTGGGACGTCATCTCCGAGTGGGTGCGGCCCGTCTGGCTCGCCCCCTGGGGCTTCGTCGGACTCGTCCTCGCGGGCGTCCTCGTGCTCGCGTGGCTCATCGGCGAGGTCGCGTACTGGCAGCGCGCCCGCATCGGCCGCGTCCAAGCCCGCCTCACCGGCTGA
- a CDS encoding tRNA(Ile)(2)-agmatinylcytidine synthase: MTVVGVDDTDSRETGMCTTYVAHSIATALRDRGHAVERVVLARLNPAVPHKTRGNAALAVHTDAPAEEAFDVARGIVEESAQIADPGTNPGVVAAPGDPEDVPDAVGTFAADAVREFHDPEVARELAADCGYETASWGDGRGVVGALAAVGAWCGFTDWTVEHIAYRERDRWGTDRDVDADALFAAADDAYPDAWDTVDRVTGDLVCVPRTPCPILLAVRGDDPAACRRVVDETTDSTGTEPVLARETFVTNQGTDAHLRSAPSLAALEDGRAYRVDATVAGEPETRRGGHVFVPLADVGADEDESESGTLREAAAFEPTKHFRDRVRSLVPGDRVTACGEVSDGTLKLEKVALRERVETELATPDCPECGRSMKSAGRDQGYRCRDCSTTAPGKVEVSRDRDLEPGWYEVPPCARRHLATPVVRGGFDARTHPER; this comes from the coding sequence ATGACGGTCGTGGGCGTCGACGACACGGATTCGCGCGAGACCGGGATGTGCACGACGTACGTCGCGCACTCGATAGCGACCGCGCTCCGCGACCGCGGGCACGCCGTCGAGCGCGTAGTGCTCGCACGGCTGAACCCGGCGGTCCCGCACAAGACCCGGGGGAACGCGGCGCTCGCCGTACACACCGACGCTCCCGCCGAGGAGGCGTTCGATGTCGCTCGCGGGATCGTCGAGGAGTCGGCGCAAATCGCCGACCCGGGAACGAACCCGGGGGTCGTCGCCGCACCCGGAGACCCCGAGGACGTCCCAGACGCAGTCGGCACGTTCGCGGCCGACGCCGTCCGCGAGTTCCACGACCCCGAGGTCGCCCGCGAACTCGCGGCTGACTGTGGCTACGAGACGGCGTCGTGGGGCGACGGTCGCGGCGTCGTCGGCGCGCTCGCCGCCGTCGGCGCATGGTGCGGATTCACCGACTGGACCGTCGAGCACATCGCGTACCGCGAGCGCGACCGCTGGGGGACAGACCGCGACGTGGACGCGGACGCGCTGTTCGCGGCCGCGGACGACGCCTATCCGGACGCGTGGGACACCGTCGACCGCGTGACCGGTGACCTCGTCTGCGTTCCGCGGACGCCGTGCCCGATCCTCCTCGCGGTCCGCGGCGACGACCCCGCGGCGTGCCGGCGAGTCGTCGACGAAACGACCGACTCGACGGGGACGGAGCCGGTGCTCGCACGCGAGACGTTCGTCACGAACCAGGGGACGGACGCCCACCTCCGGTCGGCGCCGTCGCTCGCGGCGCTCGAGGACGGACGCGCGTACCGCGTGGACGCGACGGTCGCCGGCGAACCGGAGACGCGTCGCGGCGGCCACGTCTTCGTCCCGCTCGCGGACGTGGGCGCTGACGAGGACGAAAGCGAGAGCGGGACTCTGCGGGAAGCAGCGGCGTTCGAGCCGACGAAGCACTTCCGGGATCGCGTGCGGTCGCTGGTGCCGGGCGACCGCGTGACGGCCTGTGGCGAGGTGAGCGACGGGACGCTGAAGCTGGAGAAGGTCGCACTCCGCGAGCGCGTGGAGACCGAACTCGCGACCCCGGACTGCCCCGAGTGCGGGCGGTCGATGAAGTCCGCCGGCCGCGACCAGGGCTATCGCTGCCGGGACTGTTCGACGACCGCACCCGGGAAGGTCGAAGTGTCGCGCGACCGCGACCTCGAACCGGGCTGGTACGAGGTGCCGCCGTGTGCGCGCCGCCACCTGGCGACGCCAGTCGTCAGGGGCGGGTTCGACGCGCGCACGCACCCCGAGCGCTAG